In the genome of Epinephelus lanceolatus isolate andai-2023 chromosome 18, ASM4190304v1, whole genome shotgun sequence, one region contains:
- the eif3g gene encoding eukaryotic translation initiation factor 3 subunit G isoform X2: MPSIEYDDSKPSWADQVEEEGDEGTLPSPKETIKGNIKTITEYKIDDNGKKFKIVRTFKIETRKASKAVARRKNWKKFGNSEYDAPGPNVATTTVSDDVFMTFISSKEDLNAQDQDEDPMNKLKGQKIVSCRICKGDHWTTRCPYKDTLGPMQKELAEQLGLSTGDKDKPAGSVEPEPAQPAQSKTGKYVPPSLRDGGTRRGESMQPNRRADDNATIRVTNLSEDTRETDLQELFRPFGSISRIYLAKDKNTGQSKGFAFISFHRREDAARAIAGVSGFGYDHLILNVEWAKPSNN; the protein is encoded by the exons ATGCCGTCGATTGAATACGACGA CTCCAAGCCCAGCTGGGCCGACCAAGTCGAGGAGGAAGGAGATGAAG GCACACTACCATCCCCCAAGGAAACCATCAAAGGAAACATAAAAACCATCACAGAATATAAAATAGATGACAACGGAAAGAAGTTCAAG ATTGTGCGGACCTTCAAGATCGAGACAAGAAAAGCCTCAAAAGCTGTTGCCAGGAGAAAG AACTGGAAAAAATTTGGCAACTCGGAGTATGATGCACCGGGGCCTAATGTTGCCACCACCACAGTCAGTGATGATGTCTTCATGACTTTCATCTCCAGCAAAGAG GACCTGAACGCCCAAGACCAGGATGAGGATcccatgaacaaactgaaaggaCAGAAGATTGTGTCTTGCCGTATTTGCAAAGGCGACCATTGGACCACCCGCTGTCCGTACAAGGACACCCTGGGCCCTATGCAGAAGGAGCTGGCTGAACAGCTTGGGCTTTCTACTGGAGACAAGGACAAGCCTGCTGGCTCTG TGGAGCCAGAACCTGCACAGCCTGCGCAGAGCAAGACTGGGAAGTATGTGCCCCCGAGCCTGAGGGATGGAGGCACGCGTAGAGGAGAGTCCATGCAGCCCAACCGCAGAG CTGATGACAATGCCACTATTCGTGTGACCAATCTGTCTGAGGACACACGCGAGACAGACTTGCAGGAGCTCTTCAGACCATTTGGCTCCATCTCGAGGATCTATCTGGCCAAGGACAAGAACACAGGACAGTCAAAG GGATTCGCCTTCATCAGTTTCCACCGCCGGGAGGATGCAGCCAGAGCCATCGCAGGAGTGTCAGGATTTGGATACGACCATCTTATTCTCAATGTTGAATGGGCCAA ACCGTCAAACAACTGA
- the LOC117269036 gene encoding suppressor of SWI4 1 homolog: MGKSKTKNQKKARVTANHVAEETYGSIPHSFVFHRGQVGKNVGQLIVDMRRVMEPFTAESLKVRKKNVLKDFVAIAGPLGVTHFMIFSKTPSSINMRLARLPKGPTLHFRVLKYSLVKDVVSSLKKHRMHEQQFTHHPLLILNNFGSDGMHIKLMATMFQNMFPSINVHKVSLNNIKRCVLLNYNPETQEIEFRHYSLKVVPVGMSRGVKKLMQEKFPNMSKFEDISELMMKGANLSESEAEQDGEHNITELPQVYSGRGNMASQQSAVRLTEIGPRITLQLMKIQEGMGEGNVIYHTMISKTEEEIQEILNRKEAQLKAKETRRKEQEQNVARKKEKREDNKKKSLEGIKRKRAEAEAEEDSEVEDPGAQDDQAAAVESDDEVEYYRQAVGEDPDEDMFPSAKKRHGSDRNHGPAKKRKLSPGKSFKKDRDAKLPKRNSPGGQLGDKTGKGWKKSGNGEKPFGKKMKPGGKAFGANKSGDREKKFGGKKKFEGNKTIGGKKKFEGNKTFGGKKNKDKSFQSKGPKGSQAFKKKGAGAKQGFKQRKGKGCSPSTESKMKPQFPCEKFQIALLPSVYGVEFILALAGNLFALWLLVVRERRNWHTGVVLSCNLAVSDLLYVLTLPLLIVYYLLEKHWVFGDTVCKIERFLFACNLYVSIFFIMAISVNRCVALACPFFTRSYVKPAHAKAVSVIIWIIVGVISCPVLKFASVCPDSSNNNKTLCVSVCRTTPGYESTHLTYKVFLAVFGCLVPFLVTLVAYCVVISVVWKNVSITPLEKRKVALLVSSVLVLYAISFVPYHIFQSYDFYQRIAHRDDPSNCTVYRMYQISKGLATLNMCIHPILYMALFDSIRVACCGKSPEDNNRGSMRK, encoded by the exons ATGGGGAAATCAAAG ACAAAGAACCAGAAGAAAGCCCGAGTAACAGCTAACCATGTGGCCGAGGAGACGTATGGGTCCATCCCGCACTCCTTCGTGTTTCACCGGGGTCAGGTTGGGAAAAACGTGGGTCAGCTCATCGTGGACATGCGGAGGGTCATGGAGCCTTTCACTGCAGAGTCTCTGAAG gTCAGGAAAAAGAATGTGCTGAAAGACTTTGTGGCCATCGCAGGACCACTGGGAGTGACACACTTCATGATCTTCAGCAAGACTCCCAGCTCTATCAACATG AGACTTGCTCGACTTCCCAAAGGTCCCACGCTTCATTTCAGGGTACTCAAG TACTCTCTTGTCAAAGATGTGGTTTCATCTCTGAAGAAGCACAGGATGCATGAGCAGCAGTTCACACATCATCCGCTACTCATCCTTAATAACTTTGGATCTGATGGCATGCATATTAAACTCATGGCAACCATGTTTCAGAACATGTTTCCTTCCATTAATGTGCACAAG GTGAGCCTCAACAACATCAAGAGGTGTGTGCTGCTGAATTACAACCCAGAGACCCAGGAAATTGAATTCCGGCATTA CAGCCTGAAGGTCGTCCCTGTGGGCATGAGCCGCGGAGTCAAGAAGCTGATGCAGGAGAAATTCCCCAACATGAGCAAGTTTGAGGATATCAGCGAGCTGATGATGAA GGGGGCGAACCTTTCAGAGAGTGAAGCAGAGCAGGACGGGGAGCACAACATAACTGAGCTACCACAGGTCTACTCTGGCCGAGGCAACATGGCGTCCCAGCAGAGTGCTGTCCGTTTGACCGAG ATTGGTCCTCGCATTACTCTGCAGCTGATGAAGATCCAGGAAGGCATGGGAGAGGGGAACGTCATTTACCACACCATGA TCTCCAAGACCGAGGAGGAAATACAGGAGATTCTCAACAGGAAGGAGGCCCAGCTAAAAGCAAAGGAGACACGGCGGAAAGAGCAGGAGCAAAATGTTGCTCGGAAGAAAGAGAAACGAGAAGATAACAA GAAAAAGAGCCTGGAAGGCATTAAAAGGAAACGTGCTGAAGCTGAGGCTGAAGAGGACAGTGAGGTGGAGGATCCTGGCGCACAGGATGATCAGGCAGCTGCTGTTGAATCTGATGATGAGGTGGAGTACTACAGACAGGCTGTAGGAGAGGATCCAGATGAAG ACATGTTCCCCAGTGCCAAGAAGAGGCACGGCTCAGACAGAAATCACGGACCTGCCAAGAAAAGAAAGCTGTCACCTggtaaatcatttaaaaaagacagagatGCTAAGTTACCCAAGAGAAACAGTCCAGGAGGACAGCTAGGAGACAAAACAGGAAAAGGATGGAAGAAATCAGGGAATGGGGAGAAACCATTTGGAAAGAAAATGAAACCTGGAGGAAAGGCGTTTGGAGCAAATAAATCTGGTGATCGGGAGAAGAAATTTGGTGGAAAGAAGAAATTCGAAGGGAACAAAACAATTGGTGGAAAGAAGAAATTTGAAGGGAACAAAACGTTTGGCGGAAAGAAAAATAAGGACAAATCTTTCCAATCTAAAGGTCCGAAGGGCAGTCAGGCCTTCAAGAAGAAAGGTGCGGGAGCAAAGCAAGGCTTCAAACAGAGGAAGGGAAAAGGCT GTAGTCCTTCAACTGAAAGCAAGATGAAGCCCCAATTCCCCTGTGAGAAGTTTCAAATAGCCCTGCTGCCCTCAGTGTATGGAGTTGAGTTCATCCTGGCCCTGGCAGGAAACCTGTTTGCCCTGTGGCTGCTGGTggtcagagagagaagaaaCTGGCACACAGGGGTTGTCCTGTCTTGTAACCTGGCCGTCAGTGACCTGCTGTATGTCCTGACCCTGCCTTTGCTGATTGTCTACTACTTACTGGAGAAACACTGGGTGTTTGGTGACACCGTGTGCAAAATCGAGAGGTTCCTTTTCGCCTGCAACCTGTATGTGAGCATCTTCTTCATCATGGCGATAAGCGTGAACCGATGTGTGGCCCTCGCGTGTCCCTTCTTTACCCGATCCTATGTGAAGCCTGCCCACGCCAAGGCCGTCAGTGTCATCATCTGGATCATCGTAGGAGTCATTTCCTGCCCTGTGTTGAAATTTGCCTCAGTTTGCCCTGACAGCAGTAACAATAAcaagactctgtgtgtgtcggTCTGCCGCACAACTCCTGGGTATGAGAGCACTCACTTAACTTACAAAGTGTTTCTTGCTGTGTTTGGGTGTCTTGTTCCTTTCCTGGTTACTTTGGTGGCTTACTGTGTGGTGATTTCAGTGGTGtggaaaaatgtcagtataACCCCACTGGAGAAACGCAAGGTTGCCCTGTTGGTCTCATCAGTGCTCGTGCTGTATGCCATTTCCTTTGTGCCTTACCACATTTTCCAGAGCTATGACTTCTATCAGAGAATCGCCCATCGCGACGATCCTTCTAACTGTACCGTCTACCGTATGTACCAGATTTCGAAGGGACTGGCAACCCTGAACATGTGTATCCATCCAATCCTTTACATGGCTTTGTTTGACAGTATAAGAGTAGCTTGTTGTGGGAAGAGCCCAGAGGACAACAACAGGGGCTCAATGAggaagtag
- the eif3g gene encoding eukaryotic translation initiation factor 3 subunit G isoform X1, with amino-acid sequence MPSIEYDDSKPSWADQVEEEGDEGTLPSPKETIKGNIKTITEYKIDDNGKKFKIVRTFKIETRKASKAVARRKNWKKFGNSEYDAPGPNVATTTVSDDVFMTFISSKEDLNAQDQDEDPMNKLKGQKIVSCRICKGDHWTTRCPYKDTLGPMQKELAEQLGLSTGDKDKPAGSVEPEPAQPAQSKTGKYVPPSLRDGGTRRGESMQPNRRGGSDDNATIRVTNLSEDTRETDLQELFRPFGSISRIYLAKDKNTGQSKGFAFISFHRREDAARAIAGVSGFGYDHLILNVEWAKPSNN; translated from the exons ATGCCGTCGATTGAATACGACGA CTCCAAGCCCAGCTGGGCCGACCAAGTCGAGGAGGAAGGAGATGAAG GCACACTACCATCCCCCAAGGAAACCATCAAAGGAAACATAAAAACCATCACAGAATATAAAATAGATGACAACGGAAAGAAGTTCAAG ATTGTGCGGACCTTCAAGATCGAGACAAGAAAAGCCTCAAAAGCTGTTGCCAGGAGAAAG AACTGGAAAAAATTTGGCAACTCGGAGTATGATGCACCGGGGCCTAATGTTGCCACCACCACAGTCAGTGATGATGTCTTCATGACTTTCATCTCCAGCAAAGAG GACCTGAACGCCCAAGACCAGGATGAGGATcccatgaacaaactgaaaggaCAGAAGATTGTGTCTTGCCGTATTTGCAAAGGCGACCATTGGACCACCCGCTGTCCGTACAAGGACACCCTGGGCCCTATGCAGAAGGAGCTGGCTGAACAGCTTGGGCTTTCTACTGGAGACAAGGACAAGCCTGCTGGCTCTG TGGAGCCAGAACCTGCACAGCCTGCGCAGAGCAAGACTGGGAAGTATGTGCCCCCGAGCCTGAGGGATGGAGGCACGCGTAGAGGAGAGTCCATGCAGCCCAACCGCAGAGGTGGGT CTGATGACAATGCCACTATTCGTGTGACCAATCTGTCTGAGGACACACGCGAGACAGACTTGCAGGAGCTCTTCAGACCATTTGGCTCCATCTCGAGGATCTATCTGGCCAAGGACAAGAACACAGGACAGTCAAAG GGATTCGCCTTCATCAGTTTCCACCGCCGGGAGGATGCAGCCAGAGCCATCGCAGGAGTGTCAGGATTTGGATACGACCATCTTATTCTCAATGTTGAATGGGCCAA ACCGTCAAACAACTGA